The Acinonyx jubatus isolate Ajub_Pintada_27869175 chromosome D1, VMU_Ajub_asm_v1.0, whole genome shotgun sequence genome includes a window with the following:
- the MMP10 gene encoding stromelysin-2: protein MKHPAILVLFCLPVCFAYPLNGAVREKDPSTDLVQQYLENYYDLAKDVKQCVRRRHSGPVVKKIREMQKFLGLEVTGKLDPDTLVMIRRPRCSVPDVGQFTTFPGLPKWRKTHLTYRIVNYTLDLPREAVDSAFEKAPKAWEEVTPLTFSKIYEGEADIMIFFAVREHGDFIPFDGSGNVLAHAYPPGPSLDGDVHFDDDELWREDKSGTNLFLVAAHELGHSLGLYHSADPTALMYPVYNPRTDLTRFRLAQDDVNGIQSLYGPPPMSSPDGPAGPTESVPPEPGTPATCDPALSFDAVSSLRGEILFFKDRYFWRRSRWHLEPEFHLISTFWPSLPSGLDAAYEVNNEDTVFVFKGNHFWAIRGTEVQAGYPKDIHTPGFPPALGKIDAAVSDEEKKKMYLFVEDKYWRFDENSQSMEQVFPRQTADDFPGVGPKVDAVFQEFGFFYFFRGPLQFEFDPNAKMVTHVLKSNNWLYC from the exons ATGAAGCATCCTGCAATCCTTGTGCTGTTTTGTCTGCCAGTCTGCTTTGCTTATCCACTGAATGGAGCAGTGAGGGAAAAGGACCCGAGCACGGATCTTGTCCAG CAATACCTGGAGAACTACTACGACCTCGCCAAGGATGTGAAACAGTGCGTCAGAAGAAGACACAGTGGACCTGTCGTTAAAAAAATCCGAGAAATGCAGAAGTTCCTCGGGTTGGAGGTGACGGGGAAGCTGGACCCTGACACTCTGGTGATGATACGCAGGCCCCGGTGCAGCGTTCCCGACGTGGGCCAGTTCACCACCTTCCCTGGCCTGCCGAAGTGGAGGAAAACGCACCTCACCTACAG gattgTGAATTATACACTGGATTTGCCAAGAGAGGCTGTTGACTCTGCCTTTGAGAAGGCTCCGAAAGCCTGGGAGGAGGTGACACCACTTACTTTCTCCAAGATTTACGAAGGAGAGGCTGACATAATGATCTTTTTTGCAgttagag aACATGGAGACTTTATCCCTTTTGATGGATCAGGAAACGTTTTGGCTCATGCCTATCCACCTGGCCCTAGTTTAGATGGCGATGTTCACTTTGATGATGACGAGCTGTGGAGGGAGGATAAATCAG GAACCAACTTATTCCTCGTTGCTGCTCATGAACTCGGCCATTCCCTGGGTCTCTATCACTCGGCCGACCCCACAGCTTTGATGTATCCCGTCTACAACCCACGCACAGACCTGACCCGCTTCCGCCTTGCCCAAGATGATGTGAACGGCATCCAGTCCCTGTATG GACCTCCCCCTATGTCATCCCCTGATGGCCCCGCGGGGCCCACGGAATCTGTGCCTCCAGAACCTGGGACACCAGCCACGTGCGATCCTGCTTTGTCCTTCGATGCCGTAagctctctgaggggagaaatcCTGTTCTTTAAAGACAG atatttttggCGTAGATCTCGCTGGCACCTTGAACCTGAATTTCATTTGATTTCTACATTTTGGCCCTCTCTCCCATCAGGCTTGGATGCTGCCTATGAAGTTAATAACGAGGATACCGTCTTTGTGTTTAAAG gaaatcacTTCTGGGCCATCAGAGGAACTGAGGTACAAGCAGGTTATCCAAAAGACATCCACACCCCGGGTTTTCCTCCAGCCTTGGGAAAAATAGATGCCGCTGTTTCTgatgaggaaaagaagaaaatgtaccTCTTTGTAGAGGACAAATACTGGCG ATTTGATGAAAATAGCCAGTCCATGGAGCAAGTCTTCCCCAGACAAACAGCTGACGACTTTCCAGGAGTTGGGCCAAAGGTTGATGCTGTATTTCAGGAATTTG gatttttctatttcttcagagGACCATTACAGTTTGAGTTTGACCCGAATGCCAAGATGGTGACACATGTATTGAAGAGTAACAACTGGTTATATTGTTAA